Proteins encoded within one genomic window of Patescibacteria group bacterium:
- a CDS encoding PrgI family protein — MQQFTVPQFIDVEDKIIGPITSRQFLILIAGSMLIALSWKIFDFSAFVFFSILDVFIFGSFAFVRVNSMPFHFFVLNFLQTLKRPALRVWNKSFGKDFIVDEPEIVTKNEEIYYKTGFSSSRLNELSLVVDTQGSYRGEKKEGGSEIKSVGQKRPIIN, encoded by the coding sequence ATGCAACAATTTACCGTTCCACAATTTATTGATGTTGAAGATAAGATAATCGGGCCGATTACATCCCGGCAGTTTTTGATTTTAATTGCGGGCTCAATGTTGATTGCTCTGTCTTGGAAGATTTTTGATTTTTCCGCTTTTGTTTTTTTTAGCATCTTGGACGTGTTTATTTTTGGTTCATTTGCCTTTGTTAGAGTGAACAGCATGCCTTTCCATTTTTTTGTTTTGAATTTTTTACAAACCTTAAAAAGACCCGCTTTGCGTGTGTGGAATAAAAGCTTTGGCAAGGATTTTATTGTTGATGAACCAGAGATAGTAACAAAAAATGAGGAAATTTATTATAAAACAGGTTTTAGTTCATCGCGCTTGAATGAATTATCATTGGTAGTTGATACGCAGGGAAGTTATCGCGGTGAGAAAAAAGAAGGTGGTTCAGAAATAAAATCAGTTGGGCAAAAAAGGCCTATTATTAATTAA
- a CDS encoding UbiA family prenyltransferase: protein MTYLTNSATHSSNLLARFLTLGGEYRSIGGITPGIKVELIVVLLASFVYFLLKKRGYLKSVFFAFITYVIFFAYFATPIFLSLFLEIFNKNIKDNFNFYLANYFIIIISLQLIVVLFLYNRKIFNAIIGDMRWLRILYFEAMVWIGLFIARGGLGIKGYYLNTTNASDSFVNFPFPYLTFAIIMVFAWLYSVIGNNIEDFEIDKISNPDRPLVSKKVPVDVYRQIGNISLILVLSSSAVVGFSVFYFLLIFIGNYFIYSTRPFRLKRVPILSKLVISVNSLLLMLVGYLYGFNAVSQSASSIIRTFPGEVVFFVLVLMTLAINFIDIKDYEGDKKAGIKTLPVILGLRRGKTVIGMFFLAVYVSIYFIFRINILLFFFLLIIGMIQFVLINRKKYTERPIFLFILLSILILFFGKLFAVSI from the coding sequence ATGACCTATTTGACTAATTCTGCTACCCATTCTAGTAATCTATTGGCTAGGTTTTTAACGCTTGGTGGTGAGTACCGCAGTATTGGGGGAATAACTCCAGGAATTAAGGTTGAGTTGATTGTCGTTCTGTTGGCAAGTTTTGTTTATTTCTTACTTAAAAAGAGGGGGTATTTAAAAAGTGTTTTTTTTGCATTTATTACTTACGTTATTTTTTTTGCTTATTTCGCTACGCCAATATTTTTAAGTTTATTTCTTGAAATTTTTAATAAAAATATCAAGGATAATTTTAATTTTTATCTTGCTAACTACTTTATTATTATTATTTCGTTGCAACTCATTGTTGTTCTTTTTTTGTATAATAGAAAGATATTTAATGCGATAATAGGGGATATGCGCTGGTTGCGAATTTTATATTTTGAAGCGATGGTATGGATCGGCTTGTTTATTGCCAGGGGTGGTTTAGGGATAAAAGGCTACTATCTGAATACTACTAATGCCTCTGATTCGTTTGTCAATTTTCCTTTTCCGTATTTAACATTTGCGATAATTATGGTTTTCGCTTGGTTGTATTCAGTGATTGGCAATAACATAGAAGATTTCGAGATTGATAAAATTTCTAATCCAGATAGACCGCTGGTGAGCAAAAAGGTACCAGTGGATGTTTATAGACAAATTGGCAATATTTCCTTAATATTGGTATTATCATCCTCCGCTGTTGTAGGTTTTTCTGTTTTTTATTTCTTATTAATCTTTATTGGTAATTATTTTATTTATTCAACACGTCCGTTTCGATTAAAGAGGGTGCCAATACTTTCTAAATTGGTAATATCCGTAAATTCGTTGTTGCTGATGCTTGTTGGTTATCTTTATGGCTTTAATGCCGTAAGTCAAAGCGCGTCTAGTATCATCAGGACTTTTCCAGGAGAAGTTGTTTTTTTTGTTTTGGTGTTAATGACTCTTGCTATTAATTTTATCGATATAAAAGATTATGAGGGTGATAAAAAGGCTGGTATAAAAACATTGCCAGTTATTCTTGGTTTAAGGCGAGGCAAGACTGTGATTGGAATGTTTTTTCTAGCCGTATATGTGTCTATTTATTTTATTTTCAGGATAAATATTTTATTATTTTTTTTCTTATTAATTATCGGAATGATTCAATTTGTATTGATTAATCGGAAAAAATATACAGAAAGGCCAATTTTTTTATTTATTTTGTTAAGCATCTTGATTCTATTTTTTGGTAAATTATTCGCGGTGAGTATTTAA